From Varibaculum massiliense, a single genomic window includes:
- a CDS encoding DUF4191 domain-containing protein, translating to MATQNNPQKKKHWWNNIADVYRVTKRSYSWIGWAMLAALLSVPLIVLIICFLVPFSVGRSIFYVIVGLSLGMLLATTLLTRLANSAMYKQLEGVKGNVYAVLRSIKRGWIVEQEPVAINRKQDLVYRLVGRPGIVLISEGPSSRVSELLNDQERKCHRVAPSVPIHKIQSGQGKNQVPIGKLLKTINRLKKEIGKDEVPIVGQRLQSLQNKAYRLPGGVDPAKAKMNRRMFRGK from the coding sequence ATGGCTACACAAAATAACCCGCAGAAGAAAAAACACTGGTGGAACAACATCGCGGATGTTTACCGCGTAACTAAACGCAGCTATTCCTGGATTGGGTGGGCGATGCTGGCTGCCCTGCTGTCAGTTCCCCTCATCGTGTTGATAATCTGCTTTCTGGTTCCCTTCAGTGTCGGGCGCAGCATCTTTTACGTAATTGTCGGACTCTCGCTGGGGATGTTGCTGGCCACCACCCTGCTAACGCGTCTGGCCAATAGCGCCATGTATAAGCAGCTAGAGGGGGTTAAAGGTAATGTTTATGCAGTTTTGCGTTCTATCAAACGCGGCTGGATTGTTGAGCAAGAACCGGTAGCTATTAACCGTAAACAAGACTTGGTTTATCGTCTGGTAGGACGACCCGGAATTGTGCTTATTTCGGAAGGCCCCTCCTCACGCGTTAGCGAACTACTCAATGACCAAGAGCGCAAATGCCATCGGGTTGCCCCCTCGGTACCTATCCATAAAATCCAGTCGGGGCAGGGGAAAAATCAAGTTCCCATCGGGAAGCTGCTGAAAACCATTAACCGCTTGAAGAAAGAAATCGGCAAGGACGAAGTTCCGATTGTGGGGCAACGCTTGCAGTCTTTACAAAATAAGGCCTATCGCCTCCCCGGCGGGGTGGATCCGGCTAAGGCAAAAATGAATCGCCGGATGTTCCGCGGAAAATAG
- a CDS encoding histidine phosphatase family protein: protein MKLVLMRHGQTNANISGALDTAEPGAPLNPEGLRQARAALKTWEQLHLPDPQLIVTSNLIRTHQTAQPLEERFGLTRVQSGDANEVQAGKLEMATDMTSVEQYVSTIGAWMQGDTQVRMEGGESGAETLARFNRVVAVTADKVGADGCAVIVAHGAIIRYWSYMNTPEITFALAATKPVSNASLTVFEGEPGNFSARIWSSRPVGDWEVDESVTELRPSKALLDKVLGTPQENAK, encoded by the coding sequence ATGAAACTGGTTTTGATGCGACACGGGCAAACTAACGCTAACATTTCTGGCGCCCTGGACACTGCTGAGCCAGGCGCCCCGCTGAACCCCGAGGGGCTGCGTCAGGCGCGTGCGGCGCTAAAAACCTGGGAACAGCTTCACCTGCCAGATCCCCAGCTGATTGTGACTTCGAATCTGATTCGTACCCACCAAACTGCCCAGCCTTTAGAAGAACGATTCGGACTAACCCGAGTACAAAGCGGCGATGCCAATGAGGTGCAGGCAGGAAAGCTGGAAATGGCTACCGATATGACCTCGGTAGAGCAGTACGTAAGTACTATTGGCGCCTGGATGCAGGGCGATACCCAAGTAAGAATGGAGGGTGGGGAAAGCGGCGCAGAAACTTTAGCGCGTTTTAACCGGGTGGTGGCAGTGACTGCCGACAAGGTGGGCGCGGACGGCTGCGCAGTGATTGTGGCGCATGGAGCCATCATTCGTTACTGGTCCTATATGAACACCCCGGAAATTACTTTTGCCCTGGCAGCTACCAAACCGGTTTCGAATGCTTCTCTGACGGTTTTTGAGGGCGAGCCGGGGAATTTTTCCGCCCGTATCTGGTCTTCACGTCCCGTAGGGGATTGGGAAGTTGATGAGAGCGTCACCGAGTTGCGTCCTTCGAAAGCACTCTTAGACAAGGTGCTGGGCACTCCTCAGGAAAACGCCAAGTAA